The DNA region GTCACCATCAAGACTCGGCATTCAGGCATTGAGCCGTGCAGCTGGGCGGCGGCGGCGATGCCATCTAGACCTGGCATTTCAACGTCGAGCAGCGCAACGTCAGCATGGTGAGCTAACGCGGCAGCCAACACCTCATCGCCACGGCCAACTTCGGCAACAACCTCAATATCGGCTTCTAAGTTCAACAGGGCGGCCAAGGCGCCCCGAACTAAAGCCTGATCGTCCGCAATCAGAAGTCGAATCATTTTCTCAACCTCTCTTGGTAAGCACGCACAATTGGACGCGCAATCGAAAACCGCCCAAAGCAGATTTTCCTACAATCAGGGCGACATTTTGCGCCTCGACTCGCTCGCGCAGTCCGCTCAGCCCGTTGCCTGCATCGGCGGCAGCTGAACCCACCGCGCCCACGCCGTCGTCATCGATCTGGATAAAGTTTGGCCCCATGGTCACTACGGCTTTACTCGCGTGCGAATGCCGGACAATATTTGTGACTCCCTCACGCAAGGCCCAGCCAAACAGCTCGCGGTATTTCGCTGGGATTTCATCCGCAGCACCAGGCACCTCGGCGTCCATCCCTGCCGCGGCGAGCGCGCTGCGGGCATTGACCAGTTCGGTGAGCACGTTGACGCCACGATAGCCGCGCACCGTCGCTCGCACATCGACCAGCGCACCGCGGGCAAGTTGCTCCACATCATGAATCTCCGCAGCCGCTCGCTCAGGCGCGGCATCTAGAAGCCGGCCAGCGAGCTCGGCTTTGACGGCAATAACGGTCAGCGAGTGACCAAGAATGTCGTGCATGTCCCGGGCGACTCGGCTGCGTTCCTCTTTAACCGCAACATCTGCCAGTTGCTGCTGCGTCTCGCGCAGCACCCGTAACGCTTCGATTTGCCGGGCGAAGGCGATCATCATCAAGCCGATCGACAACGAGACAACGGCCATTGAAATTGCATAGTCAAGGCTTTGTCCCATCAGCAACTCGGTGATCACTAGCAAAACCGCCACCGAGCTCACAATGATCAAACCAGTTTTTCTAGGGTGCTGTTGCATGGCGGCACACACCGTCAAAAAGGTTGCAAACCAACCTCCGGACGGCCCAATGTCCAGAATCCACAAACTCCCCAGCACCGCGAAGACTAACCAGATAGTGATTTTGAAGGGCTCGCTGCGGGCCCAGCTCAATGGCGGAATGATGATAAATAAGATCAGAGCCAGCAGTGAGATCGCAGCATAAAAAATCCGAAGTTCAACCGGGGCATCCGAAGTAAATAACGCTGGCCAGCTATTAAAGCCAAAAATTACCACCGAAATTCCAGCGCCAGTGTACCAACGGCGAGCACCGGTGGAGGTGAGCAGTTCGCGGAAGTTCAAAGCTTGCTGCATGTCCTGGGCAAACCAACTCAAGCGCTTGGTCATCCGATCCACGTCTTGGTTGACCTCTTCGGCAGAGCGGCTGTAATAAACACCTGGCATGGGGTTACCTTACGTTGCTTTGGCTTAGAAAAGTTCGACGTCGGCGCTCACCTGGAGTGGGCACCGACGTCGAACCGGGTGCTATTTAGACCCGCTTGGTATCGCGGCGGAA from Renibacterium salmoninarum ATCC 33209 includes:
- a CDS encoding sensor histidine kinase codes for the protein MPGVYYSRSAEEVNQDVDRMTKRLSWFAQDMQQALNFRELLTSTGARRWYTGAGISVVIFGFNSWPALFTSDAPVELRIFYAAISLLALILFIIIPPLSWARSEPFKITIWLVFAVLGSLWILDIGPSGGWFATFLTVCAAMQQHPRKTGLIIVSSVAVLLVITELLMGQSLDYAISMAVVSLSIGLMMIAFARQIEALRVLRETQQQLADVAVKEERSRVARDMHDILGHSLTVIAVKAELAGRLLDAAPERAAAEIHDVEQLARGALVDVRATVRGYRGVNVLTELVNARSALAAAGMDAEVPGAADEIPAKYRELFGWALREGVTNIVRHSHASKAVVTMGPNFIQIDDDGVGAVGSAAADAGNGLSGLRERVEAQNVALIVGKSALGGFRLRVQLCVLTKRG